A genomic stretch from Kribbella amoyensis includes:
- a CDS encoding dihydrofolate reductase family protein, producing the protein MTRQLVYTGFISLDGVVDSPGSEAEGHRSGGWVVDTELVPEAFALKGEELADTTALMFGRRSYEAFAPIWRDSEDHVDYRDLPKYVVSAGLSEDALIDGWGPITILRSTDDVAKLKESEGGAIYIHGSAELARNLSDAALIDRYNLLVFPVLLGAGKHLFSRADRAKQTLELRDSATYSNGVTKLVYDVVR; encoded by the coding sequence ATGACACGCCAACTCGTCTACACGGGCTTCATCTCGCTGGACGGTGTGGTGGACTCGCCGGGCAGCGAGGCCGAGGGACACCGCAGCGGCGGCTGGGTGGTGGACACCGAGCTCGTGCCCGAGGCATTCGCCCTCAAAGGTGAGGAACTCGCCGATACGACCGCACTGATGTTCGGCCGCCGCAGCTACGAGGCCTTCGCTCCGATCTGGCGCGATTCGGAGGATCACGTCGACTACAGGGATCTGCCGAAGTACGTCGTCTCGGCCGGACTGAGCGAGGACGCGCTGATCGACGGATGGGGCCCGATCACGATCCTGCGCAGCACGGACGACGTCGCGAAGCTGAAGGAGTCCGAAGGCGGCGCCATCTACATCCATGGCAGCGCCGAGCTGGCCCGGAACCTCTCGGACGCCGCCCTGATCGACCGGTACAACCTGCTCGTGTTCCCGGTGCTGCTGGGTGCCGGCAAACACCTGTTCAGCCGCGCGGACCGTGCCAAGCAGACCCTCGAGTTGCGGGACTCGGCCACCTACTCCAACGGCGTGACCAAGCTCGTCTACGACGTCGTGCGCTGA